tttatttaacttgtgtgaagttaaaattattatattttgacaaataatatattatgttattttttacttttatgctgttttaatttattttatatttagtttgggataaaacacctttatggtgtttaatttattttagatttggtttgaaattatttatttaaatttttattacttgatgatgtaattaattttgtgaaaaattgattttatcagaaattacagtgataaattaataaattaaaattaagtttcgggtcatttcgggttgacccgccaacccgccaactcgaaattttcgggttcgtgtCAGGTACCCTGACCCGtttcaggttggcgggtcgggttcgggtcagcaggtTCTTGTTATACTTAGACctcaacccgacccgccaacccgaacccgacccgtttgccacccctagttagaagcagaagaagaagaaggaggatGGGGGAAGGTGACGGCGAGGATGAGGACGAAgatgaggaagaaatgaagattcTGGTGGCTCTGCGACGGGCCGGAGACGGGGATGCGATGGAAGTAACGTCAGAGTGACCCGACATAAAAGTCAGGAGATGGCGGAAGGGGGAAGGAACGCtgaaggaaaggaaaaggagaaagggATCACAAAGGGACTTACTGATGTCCGAAGCGGGGAAAGGGATGGAAGAGTCGTCGGAATCTGGGCACTGGAAGCCGGAAGCTTGGTTGCAGGGATCGAAAATGCGCTAAGGAGGTGAAAATGGCAAATAGAGTCTGATGAAGTCAGAGAACCTCTATTTATAAGGGGAGAAATGGGGGGGAAACGGTTGCCTGAATTTGAACCATCCCCCGTGTGAATGCCTTTACTGCTGGCACGGAAGCCGAAGAGGTGTGACAACTGAAAGGACGCGGGTGCAGCGTCCCTGTGACAGCACTGTGCCAGAGGTGACCTTGGCAGGGTAGTGCGCGGCCCTGGCCTCCCACGTGGCAGAGGTAGATTAGGTCTGCCTGACAGCCCTACCTAATCTAGGGGCTAGTGCAGAGGCCCCGTTCTGGGCCTGGACACGTGGCAACCCAGGTGCGGCCGAGCTGGGCCTTGGCCCTAAGCCCCGGGCAGCCGTCCTGAGCCGCGCTGCTAGGGCTCCTGGAGGGTGTGAGAATCCGTCCCGAAGAGGTCGGGGATAATCCCCCTGAGTGCGGGATTGGGAGCTATACTGGGCAAGTCCCGCACCGTGCGGAGGTCGGGCTCTCTCGACAGGCATAAATGGTAACTTTCACCACTCTGACAAGGTACGCAAATAACACGCAGCATACACTCTGACCAAGTTATTTCCCGTGAACCCTACTCGTCGGAAAACTAatttgaccgtcggagtgccctcggggaccaCCTCAGGGCCCCCTCGTAAGGTCACCCtcatttgttttgcaggttcagGCCGAGCTCTTGCCATCAGCACGCCGAGCTCACcgggtcagctcggtccggggaaGTTCCGTGCTTTTTCATACGTTGATATTTGGTTTTTATAACAACAAATTTTTTGCCTTTATTAATCAAAGTAATGCATTaacatttaaatgagaaaaatatatatgtctttattatatttatatttcaaattttatacttatatatatttgttttaAAATTATATCTATAATGTCATTAGCAAACATTCCATCAAAATTATATCTATGGTTAGCATTTTTGCAGAAGTTATTTGTGTTTCATAGGTGGACATCTATATTAGAATTGGATTTATAGCTTCagcatatttattttttaaggcAAAAGAGAGTAAATTGAAATACATTAACATAAAGGATCGACAAATACAAGAtaacaaaattaaaacatatttaGTTAGCAAGTTAAAGGAGTCTAAATTGAAGTACATTAACGCAAACGATAAAGAGATACAAGATAATTACATTAAAACAGAAGTAGTTCAGTTTTGAAGCACATAAGCattatattgttggaaactaaTGTTATGCATAATCATTGTGAAGGTTCATTGAAGTTTGCTGGTCAGCTGCGAGTTGTTCAGCTTCATATATAGCTTGTGACAATGGTGAATGCCGTTCCTTTGATTGCTTTTTCTCTTGGAGTCGCTTTCTTAACAAAACACAGGAGTCTTTTTCCTTGGATTGCTTGTGTTATATGATGAAGTATATTCATATTCTGCTATAGTTACATAGAAACACgttaagaaggaaaaagatttAATGTGTCAGCAGTTTGTAGTAGCTTTTCTTTGATACCTGATTGTTTGTTTCGCTCAGTTTAGCAGCTTGAATGGACATCAATTTTTCAGCTTCTTCCCCCAAGGCAATTGTATCTATTTGTCTTGTGGCATCAACTATGGCAAGTGCAATGTAAGCTCTATATATGTAATTAGATGATTAGCCATTTAGTTAATTTTTCATTAATCATGAGGGAAAAAATTTTAGATGCATAAAAATATAGTTTACTTGCCTAGGAGAGGGGTTGATTTTCATTCTGCAATATTGGAAATTAATGTCCAAGGTTCTTATGAAGTCAGTGGATTCATGACAGTTAGGGCATGTGAAATACCAGAAAGGAGATTTTTGATAGTTAATTTCAGCTTGACCTTGAATCCATGCTGTTCGTTTCTGTCGTTAAGAGTAGATAAGAAATTGAGATAGAAGTAATAAATTATCAGCTACGGGAATGATTAAGTTATGAATGTCTTACAAATCTTGTGGTTTGAAGAGCTTTGTTTATGGGAATGATTTCATTTGTACTGACTGGAGGTAGAAGAACTCTTGGATCAGCATAAGCCTCATCATGAATGATTTGTGTGATGAGCGATATGTTATTGTGAAACCTTGATTTGTTTTTTGGAATGTTagaattaaatatttaattttagaaataaatatTTGGTGTGGGAGTATTTACCAGTGATTAAGCTCCATTGTTTCTCTTAGAGCAGGTTGAACCATTATGACATATCAAACTTGCATAGCCAGTGAAAGATCTGCACATTGTGTTTCAACAAAATCAGTTCTGATAAGATTATTCTTGTATGAAAATCAGCTTCACCATTATTAGTTTTCTAGTGAAAAAATGCATAATAGGTTGGGATCTTCAGACTTTGCAATTTGTGGTAGTTGCTCTGAGTCTCGTGGCCAAGATGACTGATGGCTCTTCTCTTCCTGTGATTTGTATACCTTCATTTGTCTGGAAGTCATTGTAAAGTGTTAAGACCACTAGTTTTTCCCTAATTATACAGAAAGACGAGTGTCAGTAgacaattttttcattttgagTTTGAATATGGTAAAGTAGTTactcttcattgatgatcacatAATCTTTGCAGGAATTCTCTATTCTTGAATCCTTATCTCCCTTATTAGACGTGCAAAAACAACAATTCCAAATATGTCTGCAGTAAAATCATTTTTAATTTTGTGTTTGGAAGGTTACTTAGATGTTAATAGTCATAAAAATGGAGTAATGTTTAACATACTCATATATTTGTTTGAGTCTGCATAGGTCTGAATACTGGAAAAGCGGTGTAAAGGTAGGTATGATGGTATTGTTTCATCTTCTCCTTCATTAACTTCTTCAATTGTTGTTCTAGCTGTGATTATCCAATATTATGGATAGTCTGTAGTTGAAGATGCTTGTTGGCTCAGATGAACGGATGCGTTTGAAACAAAGTACTTCTTGAATGGTAGTAGCAATCCATCAACAAGTGGAATAGCATTGTCAACAATGATTGCTTGCACTTGAATTACCTATAGGATTACAATGAGTTTAAATAAGTGACATTTACTTTATAATTTAAAAGTAGTACAGCAGTATTTGATGTTCATTGTATACCTATGAATTAGCAAGAATGAAGCGGCGGTATCTTCTTGCAGTTGAAAATCTTCCAGTCCTTAAAACATGAGTGGCTTCAATTACTTGGACCAATGTAGTCCAATTTGTGGAGCAGCAGTGAATATCAGATAAGGCCATTGCGTTATGTGCCATTGTTTTCTGTTAAGATTTCAAGGGAAGCAAAGTTGAGAAGTGTAGTGAGAGAGCAGAGCTGATTTTCTTGATATTACTAATAAGAAGATATAATGCTTGTCAAGTGTTAGGATTTTGAAGGTATTTATAGGATGGTATTGAGAGTAAAGCTGGCAGAAGATCTTAGTTTCTTTGTGTGGAAAAGATtttgaaatgaatgtatttgtcaTTTACATTGTAGTTGAGTTCACATCTGGCAAAAAAGGCAATTCGTcaaagacttgtatgtgtttGTCAATTAAAGATTGAAAGTAAGATCTTTTGCTTTACCAATTGGAtttttgatttgttttgtagtCTATTGTACATATAATATGTAAAGCTATCAGTATATTCAACTAATGTTAATAATGTTTGTTGTACGAAAGAGTACTTATTTATTGTGACGTTGTTAGTTGACAGGAGTAGGCATATTGGTTTGTGACTGGAAAGATTAGGATCTTTTACTTGGTCACTTCATTTATACTGCAATTGAGTTGGTGTCTGATAGAAATAGCAACTTTTCAAAGATTTATAGTTTAGGTTTAGAAATGATAAGATTATATATAGGTAACAGAGGTTAGTTTTGTCAGTGTATTGTATATATAGTAAGTAAAACCATGATTACATTCAAATAATGTCAGTACATTTTTTTTACATCAAACAGTCATTGACAGATAATGGACCTGTTAGTTCATAGAAGATCTAATATTGGTCTGTGATTGAAAATGGAGAGACATTTTTCTTGGTTTGTAAAGTTAATATGGAGTTTATTGTAATACGAAAGAGAAGATAGATAAAATATGATCCTTTTACTGTACAACATCATCCAAAGCAATACTAGATTACATAGGAAGAGACAATATTGCATTACTTCTATAGATTAGTTTTTGTTCTACATACTTCAAAAGAAATATTATGGTTCATTATGTTTAGTAGACTAACATAATGAATCATAATATATTCACAAAATATAAGAGTTTAAGTAATGCATGAATAAAGTAGCTTAACAAAAGTAGTTTTTCAAGAAGACAAAGGAATTAGTTAATTTTCAGGCCgctcttcttctttttgcttGAACCTGATTCTGCGTGTTTGTAGCGAGAGCTTTCTTGTTCAAATGTTATGGAACTCTGCTATTTAGTATCATCCTCTTCAATCAACATTGGAGCTTCATCAACAACTGAGAATGCACTGTTTGCAGTTTTCGAAGTGAAATCAAGGCTTCTTTTGGCTGAACCTTTTGGAGGTGCGGCAGTAATTGTGGAAGTGCCGATTGTAGCTTTATCTTCAATTGTTGGTGCAAGTACTAGAGTGATCATGTCTTCTGTTGCTCTGATTTTTACCTCAGCGATTGTAGGTGTCATGAGTTGAGTTTGAACATTTGGAGGGTCTTCATGACTAATGGATTTTATCATCTGTGGTAGTTCTTGAAGAGTGTACAGTTTGACAACggcatttttcttttgttgttgaCCCTGATACTTCACCTCAAATGAACAAACAAAGTAGACAACTGTATGCTTGCTAATAGATTCTGCAAGTTGCATATCAAAAGCAACTCCCTGTattattaaattttaaaaaaatggagtTCGTTGCATATCAAGAACAACTGCTTACTCAAATTCAACTGTGAAATGTAAAAAGTTTTATTGGTTGCTTCATTTATGAATAGAGTTTATGTTCAACTTACAGTTTCATACGCATCACGTAGTTGAATAGCAGTATAAGGAATCAGCTTCTTAGCTTCTGGAGAGTAATGGTGCAATTCATTTTACCAGTTTCGTTAGTGAGTTTAATGCCAATGCGGCACATGAAAAGTTTCATTGTCAGTTTGACAAAAGTTCAATTAAGACTGTTATGATTACGAGGCAATTTCAACTAAAGCAAACTGAAGTGGATtcattattttattagtttGCTTTGAACATATGTGGCATTTAAATTAGGAAATTAAAGCAAAGTAACAATTATATCAGTCCGATTATGGATGACCTCATTTCAATTGAAGCTGATTCGTTACATGGAGCACATGTGATAATCCAGTCTATATCAGCATCAACATTTTTGTCACAATTAGCACAGACTGTGTGCCAGCATTTTGGCTGTCCAGGAATGAAGGCTGTTTTTGCTCGTATCCAGGCTATTTTTTGCTGGAATTTTTATACAAACAAACTATATGATTAGATTTGTTAGCAAATACATAAACATTAGAATTTCAATTGTGCATGAAAATTTACTGTATCGAAGGAAGCCAGAACAATCTTAATATCCTTGATAAATTCTGGTTCTGGAGGAGGCAGCAGAAGTGATGTGTCTTTGTAAGCATTTGCTTCGAGCATATTTTTGAGCTCTTGTTTGTGAGCAGTATACCTGACATAAGTAAAAACATAGTTAAACTTCAGCATAAAAGTTATTTTCAAATTATCAAATACTGAAACCATGGTGAAATTCTTCAAAAGATTTACTCATTACTTGTTAGCTGTACATAATCAAGCTGAGTATGctgaaaatatagcaaacaaatAGCTACTGTGCAAATTGAGTATCATCTTTTCTGTGCACATCAAACATATTTTCTTAATAGCCAAAAGCAGAGATACTCCTGAAGAgttaatgaagaaaaaaaagtaagtgAAATTTAACGAAAGAATGAGTGCTCTTTATTTAGTATGAGTAATGTATAAAAAAGGAGAATAGGCTGACCATTCATTCAATTGCATATCTTTAGGAACTGGTGGATTATAGAGGAAACAAGATGACAACCTTGAGGTTAAGGAAAGTGATGCAGATATACACAAACAATGAGAAATAAGAAAGTTGTTTAAACATTGCTATAGAATGGGAATGACTGAAAATATATTCTTACAATTAAAGGTTGTAACTTTAATCCTCATAGCTATAATCATGGGGACAGAAGCAATGTTGTTGGCTATTTTTGAACCATCATCCTTTGCAAACTCATTCCAAAGAGTGAGGagcatcattttttttccttcaaaaaaggAGAAATACGGCATCTATCAATCTGTGAGGAGGTAAACCACTGGGAGCTAAAGTATTAAGCAAATCAACATACTCAGCTTGATAATTTGGATTGATCGTTTCATCAAAGCTGATATATTCAACACTGTTTCCAGGGaatttttcaatcattaagtCATTAATTTCGTCAACAAAGTGATTTTTTATAGTTAATATTGCTCTATTTAAAGATGATTCTGCATTTTGAGACAGTTGATTCAAGTCTGGATATACAGCATCTATCAATGCCTGTAGTGCATCAGTCTcattattatatttaattaatatTGAAGGAGGAATTCTAATAGAATgttgaatttctgatttttctataCCATCTCCTACTTTCAAAAGAAACTGAGTGAATGATGGATCCAACCTAGCTCGCAAGTTGTCAATTAATTGCAATTTTTCTAGATGAGGCCACAAGGAAGAATTAATTAAACATGCATTTACTATCTCAAATTTACTTCCATCGCGTACAACTGGAAGTGTTTGCCTGAAATCTCTGCCTAAAACTACTATCtttccaccaaaaatttcaTCTGAACTCATTAAATCTCACAGCAAATCGTCCAATGCCTCAATTGCTGCTCTTTTAGACGTAGGGGGCTTCATCCCAAATTATTAATTTGCAGTCTTTTATCAAAGTTGCTAGTGAACTTTGTTTGCTAATTTGGCATGTTGCACCAGGTGAAATATCTGTTGGTGTCTTAAATCGAGAATGAGCCGTTTGGCCTCCGGTAAAATTGAAGTTGCTATATCTGATGTAGTAGTTGCTAATGCAGTAAATGCTTTTGATCTTACATTTGCTAACAATGCACGATACAAAAATGTTTTTCCAGTGCCACCTAGACCGGCAATAAAAAATGCACCTCTTTTGTTTGTGTAGACTCTTTCAGAAATGATTTTAAATGCTTCTTTTTGCTTGGTATTTAACATCGCAATTGCATTCAAGTCATTTGCTGAAATAGCTATACTACGTTCTGCTCTTAACTCTCTTGTTTCATTTTCAACATCTGTGAATGAAATGCTAGGAGGAACTAAATTATATGAAGAAATATTTTTTCCCATAGATTCTAAGAAGCCATTTATTTGTTCAAGAACTTTTACTCTAATTTGGCTTGCTGTTAATATATTCAGTCTAGCATAATCTTCCGACATGACATCTTCAAATTTAAGCCATAAAGCCATTGGATCATTTGGATATAAATAGACTAATAATGTAGCAAATAAGCGGCTCATTTCATATGGCATATGAAAAAGAGAAGCTTCTTGTAAACAAAGTTGTTGGCTATCATCATGTTGCAAATACCCTCTCAAAAGTGTTGCCTCTGGAAAAGCTGCTGTTTGTACTCCATTAAATGTTCTCACGTCAAAAAAAGAAGTTGGACAACGAACTTTTGTTAGTAGCAGTCTTAAATAGTACCTCTCACCTTCAGTAGGGTGAGCAGTTACTATTCTTCCTATAGAGTCTCCTTGCTCACGTATTTTCCACATTCTTTTGTCTGCTTTCCAAACAAAAAATTGTGGAAACTCTGAATAGGTACACTTGAGATTTTGTGCCTCTTTGTTCATTCGGTTCATGTAAAAAAATTCAGTAAGCATGGATCGTCTTAAATGTGTATTACTTACAATGTTACGTAGATCAgtgtttttcttgaaatttagtGGCTGTTGATTTTCTAAGTGGAGCTGAAGGTGAATAATAACTGGTTTGATTTCACTAATAGGAAACCTAAAAATTCTCCATGTAGCCCCTAGAGGTGATATCCATCGGGCTGATAGATATTGTTGGATTTCATCAATGGCTGGATTTGAATAATCAGCAATAACTCGAAAAGAAGTTCTATCATGACCTTTACagatatatttataaatatatttgacTGCCTTGATTGTTGAACATATCTCAACGTGCCATCAAATTTAGCAAGAAGATAAGGGTTGTAAGGTACAACCCAGCAATTGTCAAGTAATGCTGATACGAACCCACCGAGACGAAAGGCCTGAACTCGTATCTCACAAGAATCCCCGGATCTAGACGCAGTACAAGTTGGTGCAGAAACCTCGACCCCTCTAAACCCTGAAGTCACAAACCAAGGATGACTTGACCCACGACTTAACGATTTAGCGAACCAAAGTGTTTGGTAGATAACGCCACAACCAAAGGTGAtcacttgattgataagtcgaaTTGAACACTTTCAAGAAcaactctcaagtattcaaaaggGCTCTCTTAGACAAGAGAGATTTGCACACAAAATAACAAAGTTTGATGTATATTTCTTTATTGCTCAACCGAGTAAAGACAAGGcttatttatagcctttacaacTTAGAAACCCTAACTTACTTCGACTAATCTCGGTCCAAAACTATCTAACTCATGAGCCCAACTACCAAGACTTAACTAACTAGGATTTACTTCAACCCAAGCGCACAAGGCTGACTTGGACAGGCTCAAATCCGAATGTGACTAGGGAATGTCTAAACAACGACTAACACTAATTTGGCGGACTACTTGGTCACATGACCTTGCCAATTATTCAACTAAATAAAACAATGCGTAAGACTAAAGAAAATGGCAAAACAGCCTCGGCCCTCATGGTTCCTCCGGTGAATCGCATTGGCCCTTTGAGATCTCTTCATCTCCATGGTCCAACACTTGGAGTAAGGTGCACGTGGAATACTCCTCTTGATCAATGCTTGGTTGACCAACTTGCTCGTGAACTCTACACACTAAAGCTTGTAGTGACTCCTTAAGCTTCTTAGCGCGTGATCGAGTCATTGGTCCATCCGCAACTTTCAAGGGGTCCATGTGAGCGACACAATCAGCCTTGAGCCCTCCATCAAATGCATTTCTTACTTGCACTTTGACACCGTTATTTCTTCTTTGATATTTTGTATATGCATCCTCTGTTTGACTGGTTGATTCACAAAAGTCTTTTGGATAAGAGTTCTTACAAGTTCCATTTTTTCTCATACAAACATTTTCTGGATTTGCTACTCCACAAGGACCATGAAGCATATGCTTGACAACCATTCTATACAGGTGCTTACTCCATTTTTTATCTGGTATCTCAGCACATACAATTTTGCCATATTCTTCAAGGTTATAAAGCTTATGCTCTGATTTTAAGATAAGAAGAAAATGTGCATGAGATAATCCTCTTTTTTGATACTCTATAACATATGTATAGGTTGCTATCtggccaaaaatatttttttttaagagttCATTTTTCAATTGCTCTACTTTAGCATGAAAAATTCTAGAAATCAAATCTGGTCGGTTTTGTGTTTCATCTTTTGCAATTAGACAGTCTTTTATTTCTGGCCAATTAGGATTGCAAGTAATAGTCAAAAAAAGATCTGGCTTACCAAATTTTTGGACTAACGTCATTGCATCCATATACTTTCGCCTCATATTTCTTGGTCCTCCTATAAAGCTTGGTGGCAAAATAACTCGCTGACCAGCATTTGATCCTCGAGTTTCTCTAGATGCCACTGCATCAATTATGCCattcaaaaattcttttttgatTTCTTCTTGTTGTGATCTGAAGAGTCAAATTTTTGTGTTTAGACCTTTACATAAATATCAACTACATATTGTTGTAATAATCGACCAAAATGCAACATAAAAGATTCATCTAAATCTCTGATTTGAAGTTTATAAGTATAATATTCTATGAGAGAAACAAAATTTGGATCACCTTCTAGTGTACCCATTACTGCAATATAAaaagtaataaattatttagaaTAGCTATGTACGTAAGTTATAATGTGGTATGATATTTATAACTTTCGATTGTACTCACTAGCTTCTTCATTGTGAAGTAATTGATCAACTATAAAAGCATTTGCTGGAGAGATCAGATCTGATGGTTTCCTATTTGtcttatcttctttttctttgtttttattcCTTTCTTTGGAATGCCTTGGTGCCATCCAAGTTCTCCAAAGGGAAACATTAATGGGTATTGTAATGAATCATAACATGCATAGTAATACTCAATGTTTCGTGGCTGTCCACCATGAGTATATACTTGAATGTTATGCCGACTGTTTTCACCGTTTTCTTCGCCTTCTACCCATAAGGCAACCACCTGCGATTCAGTTGGCTTATTGTATATTCTCTGGTCAACACCAGGCAGAGTACGCAGAATTATCTTCCAGCTGGCTAAATTAGGAACATTGCTTAAGCTCctaaaaaattttgcatatggaTTGTTCTCAAGAACAGTCATGTTTTTTTATTACATTTTTTGATAGTCTTGGACAGGCAGCTTTATGGTTAGAAAGCTCATTGTCAACATCATGAAAGTACAATTGCATGTTACTCCCTGGATTGCTAGCAGGTGTCAAGTTGTTCAGAAAAATGATACACTTGTCCTTGTACTTTAAATGTATACACTCCTTTGTTTCATTTAGAAAGATTCTTATCACATTTAACGCCAAAAGATGTGAATCCAAAGTGATTATTGTAAGTTCTAATCAGTTGCCTAAATGTTTCTGCTTCCTCAAAAAATGAAGTTAAGAGTTCTCTCAAAACATTGTAGACACcaacattttaatttttattcaattttagctttattttttattttttattcttgtttttatttcattttattttatttgattaagTTTGCAAAATAATAGTTAgtgtttgtttttatttattttagtaaattaaggttcatcatttttctttttaaaatatttttgcattaattttcgaaaaaagaaaattcttacaaaaattccaatctttttttatcttttcaattttttttcaaaataaaataaaatgaatttttttgcaaggtaaaatttaaaaaaaaaaagagggaaatgtaacatttgttatttatcctaaatttgttttggaaaacaaatattaaaaagggaaaatatgTGGAACGCATGCAGAATAGATAGGTAGAGGTCATGCAAACTAGTCAAGTGTATGAGGTAGGCATTAGACAAGCTTCTCTATTCTTTTGATACCACAACACCTAGGAGCTAGGTGGCTAGGACAAGTAGAAGTATaggaaaaatttggaaaaacaaaagagaaaaaaggaaacaagCTAGAAAGGTTCGGCtgaagcaaggaaagaaaaagagagggttTTCGAGTGAGAgggagaagaaaaaggaaaaccaaGAAAGGAAGGATGGGAGATGGAGGGAGGTGATTGAAACTGGAAAAATCTAGAAGCAAGAGAGGAGCTAGGAGGAGAGCTTCAGGCAGTGAGGGAAAGCAAGGgaaacaagaaacaagaaaagaaagctttcgggcaagagggaaaagaaaaaccaagGAAGAGAGGAGATTGAGAGGGAGAGGAAGGCAGagtagaaaaaaagaaagggagagagaaagGAAGATAGAGAGAGGGGCGGCTGagcaagaaggaaaaaggaagtgCTTCGGGGGCAgtgaaaaaacaaggaaaagaaagaaaatggaaaaagctgaaaaagaaagcaaCAAGGGAAGGTTTCGGCTGAGAGAAGAGAGGAGCTACggggaaggaaggaaaaaaagaaaccacGAAAGAGGAAGAGTTGCGGGCAAGGgaaaaagcaagaaagaaacaGGGAAAGGGATGCTACAGGGaacaaagaagaaggaaaatagGGTTTCGGGGAAAGCAAAGGAggagaggaagaaaggaaaagagaggagaagAGAAGGAGAGGAGAGAGTCTGGGGAACAAAAAAGAGGATTAGAGACggtgaggaaaagaaaaacaacaaaagagaaagaaatcagaggaaaaaaaaagaaagaaaagtgcaGAATTTTTGAGCCAGGGTTGGATATCTGGCTTAGTTCTTGAGAAAATTCCGGCCTCAATCTCAGTCGAATATGTGTTTTTTCTAAATCTGCGCTATCTATGCTTGTAGTGGTGTGATTTTTGTTAGGAAACTCCTCCAAACAACATCTCCAGCACCCTCAAATTTCAGCTAGAAGTCTGCGGTTCATCAGCTCTTGAACCTTTTATGGGCCACCGTAGTTGCTTTGAATTCTGCATTTGGACAAGATTATCCCAACTCCTTGTTCATTCGACGCCTTAAAGTTCAAAAGGTAGTCCCTTTTATCCCTTTTCTTGTCACAAAAGCCTGAATCTAcattaaaatcataaaactcCTGCTgcactttttcctttcttttgctgtttatttctttttatccCTGATGGTCAACTCAGATTCTCTGCTTTAATCCTACAACAAAATGTAGAAGAAGAACAAGAACAAGAAGGAACTGCAAAATGTTTGACTAGTTGAGTGTTCTATGTTTAGGTGGATCAGAAGAAAC
The genomic region above belongs to Coffea arabica cultivar ET-39 chromosome 7c, Coffea Arabica ET-39 HiFi, whole genome shotgun sequence and contains:
- the LOC140010720 gene encoding uncharacterized protein, whose translation is MNKEAQNLKCTYSEFPQFFVWKADKRMWKIREQGDSIGRIVTAHPTEGERYYLRLLLTKVRCPTSFFDVRTFNGVQTAAFPEATLLRGYLQHDDSQQLCLQEASLFHMPYEMSRLFATLLVYLYPNDPMALWLKFEDVMSEDYARLNILTASQIRVKVLEQINGFLESMGKNISSYNLVPPSISFTDVENETRELRAERSIAISANDLNAIAMLNTKQKEAFKIISERVYTNKRGAFFIAGLGGTGKTFLYRALLANVRSKAFTALATTTSDIATSILPEAKRLILDLRHQQIFHLVQHAKLANKVH